TCTTTTAATCCAGGAAGCTAAGAGGCAGAGATTCATGTCAGCAATATTGGGGATACCTAGACCCCCATGCTACTTTTGTAGAGTCACATTCCCCCAGGCAGCAAGGTGATATTTATGATGCCCCTCATAATCATCCCAAAAGCAGTGAGCTAGTTGAGAATTAATTAGTTTTATGGCCCATTTTGGGAATTTAATAATCCCCATAAGGTAGCCAGGAATAGTGGATGGACAAGTCTTCACTAATGTGAGTCTCTTGCCAGAAGACAACAATCTTCCCCTCCACCCAGCCCCTCTCTTGATAATTTTATCAACAGTAGGCTGGAGCTCACTTTTCTTTAGTTTTCTGTGATGGAGAGGAGCACCTAAATATTTAATAGGGAACTCACTTAGTTTGCAACCAAGGATTTGAGCAAATATATTGGCATCATCCTCATTAATATTAATGGGCACCAGGTCACATTTGTGGAAATTAATTCTCATACCAAATAATTGTTCAAAGCAGGAAAGTAACCATTTATGGTTTCTGGCATGAGATGTGTTATTACTGAGAAAAAGTAaagtgtcatcagcatactgcATACTTATGATGCCAGCTGGATTGGAGCTAGGGAAAAGACCTTCTAGGATATTATTCCTGGAGGCTTTAACAAGAATTCTAGTAAAAACATCAGCTACTAGGTTGAAAAGCAAAGGGGAATATGGGTCCCCTTGTCTCACCCTTTACCAGCAACAAAGAAATCACTGTTACTATTATTAACATTAACTCCAACAGAGCCTTTATATAGAAGGGATTCAACTTTCCTCATCCATTTTGTACTAAATCCTCTGTTATGCATCATGTCCATCAGAAACTCTCTGTTGATCACGTCATAAGCTTTTTCATAATCTAATTTAAACACAAAACCAGACTGCTTACTGGAGTGAACAGAATGAATAATTTCATGGGCTGCAATAATGCTCTCAGCAATAAATCTGCCTTTTATAAAGGTTGTCTGGTTCAAAGAAATTAAGTCTTTGCAAATAGGGCCAAACTTATTAGTGGCACATTTAGCAAAGATCTTAAAACTGCAATTAATCATAGCAAGAGGCCTAAACTTCTTCATCCTAGTGGCATCAGCCTCTTTAGGAACTAAAGTAAGTAGGGAGAAGTTGAGTCTATATAGGTCTAGATCACCTTTCTCCCAATCATTAAACAGAGCAAATAAGTCACCTTTAATAAGGTCCCAAAATTGTTgataaaataaaaaaggaaaaccATCTGGCCCAGGAGCTCCTTCAGCACATGAGCCAAACATAGCATCCTTAATTTCCTTTTCAGAGAAGGGGGTGTCTAGGATGCAATTATGTGCATCAGTAACCTTCTCTCCATCTTCCCAAAAGTCATCTTTTAGGTTGATGTTAATTTTATCTTGGAAACCAAATAGTTTTTTGTAGTAATTCACAGCAATATTCATGATACCTTCAGGGTCAGTTACAGTACCTTCATTTCCTTCCAGCGCCATGATCTGCTTCTTTCTCCTCTTTTGATTAGCTACAGCTTTAAAGTAGCTAGAATTTAAGTCCCCTTCCAGTATGTCTCTCTCTCTAGATCTCTGCATGGCCTTGATTTCTTCTTTCCTCCAGATTTCTTCCAGCCCCCTTGCAATTTTTTTGATCCTTCTGTTAGTGTTAGGAGAAGGAGGATTTGATTCAGAAAAAATATCCAGACAGTTATACTCAGCCACCAAGGCTTGTTTGTTCCTGTTCTGCTCTGCCTCATAATTGGCCATCCACCCTTTAATGGCTTTTCTGGAATTTCTAATCTTGAACTACCAGACATCTATTGCCTTTTTAAAAGGGCATTTAGCAATCCAAGCTTTAACCACAACATCTCTAAACCCATCTACTTCCAGGCACCACTTTTCAAATCTGAAATGCTTGTATTTGGGAATGGAGAAAGCACAGGTATTAATTACCAGTGGAGTGTGATCACTCCCTAATCTAGATAGTGCTTTAAGGTGCACACCAGGGTAAGCAGAGGCCCAATCAGTGGACATGAACACTCTATCTATGGTGGCCAACACTAAATTGTCCTGGTTATTGCCCCAAGTGAACTTCCGCCCATTGATCTTGAGCTCTAATAAGCCAAATCTATTAACCCAGTCATTAAAGAGGTCAGCCCAATGTTGATTAATAACACCAGTGTTTTTATCACTAGCCTCTCTAATAAGATTGAAATCACCCCCAACCAGAGTGGGCCCTGACCAGTCAGTTGACAAGGAGTGGAGTTCATTAATGAAATCCATTTTAAACTGGTCATAGGCAGAACCATAAACAGCAATAAGTCTCCAAATAGAGAGATCCTGTTTGTTTTTAAGCAAGCAAGAAATACTGAAATTGTGTAAATCACATTGGACTAATTCAAACAGATCCACCTTACATCCAATCAAAATCCCTCCCGCAGTGTTAATTGCAGGGAGCCATTTCCATTGGAAATCAGATCTGGGATCAAAAGCTTCAAGCTGTAGAAGAGTAAATTCTTCTTTCTTGGTCTCAGAAATACAAATAAAATCAGGGCTATTGGCTCTAATGAGctctttcagtttgtcaactttAATGGGGCCATTCAACCCTCTAATGTTCCAAAAAATACCTATCATTTTAACAATAAAGTTAATTTTCCTTCTCCCTCTACAGGAGTTGAATTTCCTATTGACCTCAATCCAAGGGGAGTCTGAAGTAGGGAGCACATTCATATGTGTCCCCTCTTCTGACTCAACATTAATCCCAGGATTAGCAACAATATCACTAAATTCCTCACCAGTAATATCTATACTTGTAGGTAAAAATACATCAGGATTTTCAGAATTAAATTTAGCAAGTCTATCTAACTCAATCTGCTTAATATTGCAGATATTATCTCTGATATTATCCCTGCTATCACCCAAGTTAATACCTGAGCACTCTGCAGTTTTAATAAGAAGAGAATCATCTAAGCAAGCGAAAGAGTTATATGTACCTTTTCTTATAGTAGGTTTTTCCAGGTTTTTAATTTGCTTTAACTCCTGAGCTTTTTGAAGAGCTGGTCTGTTATCTCTCTTGTTCCTGGTGCTAACTCTGGAGGCCACCACAGGGCCCCACTTCTGCTGAGTACTAGTGCACTTCTGAGAAACAGGCTTGTCAGCAGCAGCTTCACATTGATCCAGGAGGGGGTGCCCATCGTATCATTGTGTCTCTTCTTCACTGCCTCAAGGTAGCTTTTGGTCATAGGTGCACCCAGGAATTTGGAGGAGACTACATTTTCTTCATTAGCTCTGGGAGCAGGTGTAGAGCACTTCTGCATAGTCCTGGCTCCATTGGATCCAGTGGTTTGATGCTTGTCTTTGGCATTGTTGTTGCTATTTCCAGTATCCATATCTTCTCCAAGTAAGTCATCACCACTGGAATCAAATTCTTCTTCAGTATGCTTGTTCTAAGAGGGATTGTTATCATCAGGGCCTGGAGGATTATCTGACTCATGACCACTCACAGCCTCAGACTCCACGGTAAACTGCAGCAAATATAGTTCATGGTGTATCTCCACCATCCTGTCTCTGGGAATCTTAGCAGGGTCTCTGACAGCTACCTGGATCCTCACCTTCTCATAGAAGCTCCTGAAGATAGTGTGCCAATCAACATTAACAAGGACCCCCAGCATAGTAGATATTTGAGAGATAATGCTCCAGGATATCCATTTGGGAGGCAGTCCTTCAATCACAATCCAAGTTTCCTCCAGAGTGTCATAGGATGGCATTTCTCCATTCCAATCACTGAAAGATATAGTCACTCCTTCTTTCTTCAGGTTAATGGAAGGATATTCCACCAGATCTTTGATCTTCTTGGTGGGGGGAAACCTGACAATGAATTTTTtctcatcatatcttctgatctgCCAGGGCCAGTTAGTGTTCCACTATCAGAGAAACATAGCCCCAGCTCTTTCTCAGTGATCTCTCCTTTTTCAATTAAGACTAGGCCAACATTTCCAAAGTTTAGCCACTCGCAGTCCTCCTTGCCACCAGTTTCAATATGAAAAAAAATCCTAGACCATTATTAGCCTCCCCCAGTACATGGCAGCAGGGTAGGGTTTGTACCAAGTAGGACATGTATCCATGTGGTGGCCAGGGGTCTTGCAGATGAAACACACTTTTGGGATGGGGCACGTGCCCACAAAGTGACCTGGGAGACCACAATTGTAGCAAATTGCCCCAATGAACTTAGGATCAACATTAATGGAGGAGGATTCATCACTAGCAGTAGTAGCAGCTGCCTGCTCGATCTTTTGGTTCTTCTTTTTCTTATTCTTGCTAGACTCCGGCTGGATGTTCTGCACACTTCCTCCAGTAGATGATCCACTTCCTCCAAACTGGACCTGCTGCATCTGAGGGCTGAATTGTTGGGGAAAAATCTGAGTAGGAGGCAGATACTGGAAGGGGAACTGCTGCTGATTCGCCCATTGTGGCATCTGCTGCAACTGCTGCATCTGAGGATTCTAGCCCCCTTGATATCCATACATCCGCCCTCCTGCCTGCATCATAGATTGAGCATAACCAACTGGAAAACAATGGGGGCTTGGCGTAGATCGACATCTACGGCGGTGCAACTTGAGGCGCCTGAGGAaccagcggcggcggagcggtcCTATCCTGCCCCGACGGAGTGGGAGCAGGGGGCGACCATTACGGTCCCTCCCCGAGCCATATCTCCCTCCACGGTTGCTAGCATCTCTTCCTCCTCCAGCCATCTTGACAATGGAAGCGAACGGGATCTTGCCCGATTTCCTTGCCCAGTAATCTTGAGAGAAGGAGAAGAATTTTGGAGCTGTCAAACGATCTGAATTACCGACTGGGTGGCAATCCGCTTCAGTGAATTCTCCAGAAATGAATTTGTCCTTTCGAACCCACACCAGATTGGATTTGCTGAACCTGCTATGTATAGGACGAACCCTAGCTTGCCCCCGACCCGGGCCCTCCTGGTGCGGATCTGAGGGGGGAGACGCCTTTTGAAGGGTCGCAACCACCACTCCCGCTAAAGGTATGAGGACGGGGCAAGTGGGGTCCGCCGCTAGCTGCTCACTGACCTGCAGGGCCCTCCTGGCAGTGACTCTTCGACCCACGGCTCTCCTCACCGGCGAACTGAACGACATCGGCGACGGCGAAGCACGCCTACTCCTGGCATCACTGCCTCTTCTGTACGCCATGGGTGAGCCTGGGGGCGTGGCGACTTGAACTCCAGCCGAGCTCAATCCCGAATCGACGACGGCGGCCAGCACGAGATGTTTTGCAGCGGCGCACCCGATGGAATCACTCCAAGCATGCCCTCCCATCTCAGCGCCCTGCGGGGATCTTCGGATTTCGCCTCTGCCCTCGCCCACTTCACGAACTCGGTCAACGGGGAGTGCAGGCATCCTTTGTCtctccaccaccatagccttgTCGTAGATCCGCTTCGCCAGGATCCTCTGTTCTCCCTCTGCTCGTAGACGGCAAGTCTCTGCATATCTGCTCGCCGCGGCTCGCGTATCTGGATCTCTCGCCACTGCCACCACCTGATCTGCCGCCTTCCAATCCTGGACTCGCCGGATCCACGCCGCAGTAGCGTCGTGAATCCTTGTCGCCGGTTCCACCCAACTCCGATCGCCCGTCGCCATGGATATCGCCTGCGGGAGCGGTGAGACCAGTCTCACCAACTCCACAAAAGCTTCCTGAACTTGGGGAGGGAAACGAGtgggggaagggggagggggagggggagcggcCTCGGCCGCGGGCTCCGATCTTCATCGCCGTGGAGGCATGCCGCGAGGTCAGCGCGGCGAGATCTGCGGTGGGGGCAATGGCGAGCGGGAGGCGTGCAGTCGCCGTGGTTGGGGAGCGTGGGGTTGGTCAGTTTTCTTTGGTTTTTTCTGGCCTAGTAATTGTATTCAGAATCAATAACTGCCGGTGAGTTGTTGTTTCCGCAAAACAAAAAAGAgataaagccccccccccccccccccccccccccccccgacctaACAAAGTCCTGAACGGAATGAGAATACGATTTTGAGTCCCCTTCGATTCCGTCGTTTCTCTGTAACCTCGATCCACCGCGCCTCCCATATATATCTACCGTGTACCTTTCCACGCAACATATTCATCCTTGATCCAGCCAGCGCGCATCTTGTTGATACCCTACTTTTTCTCGGCGTGATTGTCCATCGGTTCCGGTCGACTAGGTAGCAAGCATGGAGCTCCCGATCCCGTAAGACTTTTTGTTCCCTCACTTTCCTTTGTCCCAGTTATTAGTACAATTCTCGTTTCCTTCGTCTTCTTGTCTTGCATCCATCTATCCATCTTGACTTATTAGCATCACCTTCAGTTCCGTTTTATACTTTGATTTGAGAAACACATTACTAGTACAACTCTAGAATAAGACCATCTACAGCCCGGGCACCCCATAACCTCCTAAATCGCCCGGACGGACGAACCTAATTATTGACCGGTAAAAAAAATTAG
The Aegilops tauschii subsp. strangulata cultivar AL8/78 chromosome 3, Aet v6.0, whole genome shotgun sequence genome window above contains:
- the LOC120976593 gene encoding uncharacterized protein, which translates into the protein MATGDRSWVEPATRIHDATAAWIRRVQDWKAADQVVAVARDPDTRAAASRYAETCRLRAEGEQRILAKRIYDKAMVVERQRMPALPVDRVREVGEGRGEIRRSPQGAEMGGHAWSDSIGCAAAKHLVLAAVVDSGLSSAGVQVATPPGSPMAYRRGSDARSRRASPSPMSFSSPVRRAVGRRVTARRALQVSEQLAADPTCPVLIPLAGVVVATLQKASPPSDPHQEGPGRGQARVRPIHSRFSKSNLVWVRKDKFISGEFTEADCHPVGNSDRLTAPKFFSFSQDYWARKSGKIPFASIVKMAGGGRDASNRGGRYGSGRDRNGRPLLPLRRGRIGPLRRRWFLRRLKLHRRRCRSTPSPHCFPVGYAQSMMQAGGRMYGYQGG